The candidate division KSB1 bacterium region CGGTCCCTGTCGATAATGTTGCGTTACATGGAGCATGGAAGCGCAAACTGTCGTTTCTGTTGGCCCATAAGCATTGAAAAACTTCCGCCCCGAACCCCATTTGGTCACAATTTCCGCTGGGCACTTCTCACCAGCCGTGATCATCACCCTGAGATCAGGCAATGGATGCTCTGGCATCACCGCCACCACCGACGGCGGCAGCGTGACGACATTGATCTGCTGCTCGGCCATAATATTGACGAGTCCCTCGCCAGATGCGAGCTGATTGCGCGGCGCAAGACAGAGCGTTCCATGGTTCAGGAGGGCCATCACCGTCTCCCAGACCGCAGCATCGAAACTGAGCGAGGAGAACTGCAAAATTTTCGTGCCCAATTCGATGTCGAATGCCTGTTGCTGCGCCTTAGCTAAATTGCAGAGACCGCGATGCCCCAAGATCGTGCCCTTAGGCTTGCCAGTCGAACCAGAGGTGTAGATCACATACGCCAAATTGTCGGGTGTTGGGATGATCGGCAAATCCTCATCAGAATATTTTTCGGCAATGTCCCGCCATTCCGAATCCAGCGGGATTATTGTTGCACTATTGTTGGGCAGGTTAGCCATGACCGCCTGCTGGGTCAATATCACAGGGATCCGAGAATCTTCGATCATAAATGCCAATCGCTCTGGCGGATAAACTGGATCGAGTGGCAGGAAGGCGCCACCAGCCTTTAGTGTTCCCATGATGCCCACCACCATCTCCAGCGATCGCTCCATGCAAATCCCCACTGGGACATCAGGCCCTACGCCCAGCGTTTGCAGATGGCGTCCCAACTGGTTGGCGCGACGGTTCAACTCGTCATAGGTCAAAACTTGGCCCTGATAAGTTGCGGCAATGGCCTCGGGATGTTTGCGCGCCAATTCTGCGAATAGTTCATGCACGCATCGGTCATCGGGAAATTCGGCCGCCGTCTCATTCCAATCCACCAACATGAGTTGCTTTTCTTCAGGAGCCAATAGCGGCAACCGCCATACCACCTGATCCGGATCATCAATGATGCTTTGCAGCATGACGTGAAAGTTTTTGAACATCCGTTCAATTGTGCTCTCATCAAACAGATCGGTGTTGTATTCGAATCCGACCGAAAGACCTTCTGGATGTTCGCTCAGGATAATAGATAGATCAAATTTGGCCACTCCGCTCTCCGCTTGAATCGGGGCGATGGTTAGATCCGTCAGCTTTAATTGCTGAGCAGGGGCATTCTGGAAAACGAACATCACTTGAAATAACGGGGTATGGCTCAAATCTCTTTGCGGGTGCAGGGCATCGACCAACATTTCAAATGGAACATCTTGATGGGCATATGCCCCCAGCGCCACATCCCGCACCTTGCCGAGCAATTCTCGGAACGTGACCTCCGGCTCAATGAGGGTTCGCAAAACCAGAGTGTTCACAAAAAACCCAACGATATTTTCGGTTTCAATCCGATTCCGGTTGGCTATGGGCGTTCCAACACTGATGTCGTTTTGCCCGGTATATCGCGCTAATAGGGTCTGGAACGCAGCTAACATGGTCATGAATAGGGTGACCTGCTCTTGTTGGCTAATCTCCTTTAGCGCATCAGCTATTTGTTTTGGCAGCGAATATTGGACAGTTCGACCGTGAAACGTCTGAACGGCAGGTCTGGGACGATCCGTCGGAAGTTCCAAGAGCGGAGGTGCGCCTTGGAGTTGTTTTCGCCAATAATCGAGCTGTGCCTCTAACACCTGCCCCTGCAGCCAATTTCTTTGCCAATAGGCAAAATCTATATATTGCAGCGGCAATTCTGGCAATGGAACCGGTCGATTCGTAACCAATCCCTGATATAAAGTGGCTACTTCCTTGATCAACAATCCCACAGACCATCCATCGGAAATGATATGATGCATGGTAAAGAGCAAGACATGATCCTGATCCGCGACTTTAACCAAATGAATGCGAAGCAATGGCCCATGAGCGAGATCGAACGGCTTTTGCGCTTCTTGCTCTGCTAGATGCATGATCTTGATCTCCCGTTCTGCTGGATCCAGAGCTGTGAGATCCGTCTTTTCGAGTGGCAGCGGCAGATGAGTGGCGATATTCTGATATGGCTTGCCATCCTGCTCTGGGAAGGTCGTGCGCAATGCTTCATGACGTTCAATTATTGTCTCGAGGCTTTTGATGAATGCTGACTCATTGAGCGAGCCAGTGAGCCGTAATGCCGTGGGGATGTTGTAAAAAGCGCTATTCGGAGCCAATTGGTCCAAAAACCAGAGTCGCTGCTGGGCAAATGATAGCGGCAGATCCCCCGTTCGAGGAACTGGTGTCATGGGAACAACTGGAATGCCTTGTGCGCTCAAGCGATAATCATCGATTTTTCGGCCCAGAGCGAGGATCGTTGGGGATTCAAAGATCTCGCGCAGTTCCATCGGCACTGCAAACATCTCTCGGATGCGGCTCAACAATTGGGTGGCTAATAGCGAATGCCCGCCAAGCTCAAAAAAGTTATCATGGATCGAGATGCGATCGATCCCAAGCACTTGACTAAATATGCCAGCCAAAAGCTCTTCGGTGGCAGTTCGTGGGGCTACCATTTCGTGGCCCATTGATACTTGTCCTTCATCAGGGGAGGGGAGTCGCCGGCGATCCACCTTGCCACTGGAGGTCAGAGGGAACGACTCTAACCTCACAAATGCTGCTGGCACCATGTAGTCAGGCAGCTTGCTTTTTAAAAAGCGATGCAGATCTGTAACTGAAGGAACTTGTTCGACATCTGGTTTGGTAGTAAAATAGGCTACCAAGCGCTTTTTACCCAATGGGTCATCTGTGGGCATGACAATAGCCTGGTGAATCGCGGGATGGCTGTTGAGGGCCGCTTCGATCTCACCAAGTTCGATGCGGAAGCCACGAATTTTGACCTGATGATCAACCCGGCCGATAAATTCCAGCCTTCCATCCGCGCGGTATTGTGCTAAATCACCAGTCTTATAAAGTCGAGCTCCTGGTTCGCCGCTAAAGGGATTTGGGATGAATTTTTCCGCCGTTAGATCGGGGCGATGAAGATAACCGCGCGCCAGTCCGATCCCACCAATGTGAATCTCCCCGGGCACACCCACTGGTACAGGTCGCAGATATTTATCCAGAAGATAGATTTGCTTATTGCCGATCGTTTTTCCAATGGGCACGCGAGTCTCGCTGGCAGGAAGCTGCTTCACAATATTCCAACTGGCGCCGATCGTCACTTCGGTTGGGCCATAGCCGTTCCAAAAATTGCGGCCGTCTGACCATCGCTGTACGATCTCTGGAGTGCATGCCTCCCCAACCGACATCACATCCTGGAATGCTGGAAGACCCTCTGGATCGAGCACGGCAAGCAGCGACGGAGGAAGAGTCGCCAGGGTAACCGCCGTATCGCTGAGCAACTGATGCAACTCTGTCACTGAGAGCAGCTTCTCTTGACGAGCCAGAACTACGGTTCCTCCGGCCACTAAAGGTGGAAAAATCTCCGCCACCGATGCATCGAATCCGATCGAAGCGAATTGCAGCATGCGACTATTGGGCCCGATCTTTAGATCGGCATTGAACACTGTGACAAAATTGCAGAGACCGCGATGCGTGAGCAATGTCCCTTTAGGCTTTCCCGTCGAGCCCGAAGTGTATATCACATAGGCTAAATTATCGGGCAATGCAAGATTATCTAAATTATCGTCGCGCTCTTGGGCGATCTTCTCCCAATCAGTATCAATGTGAATCGTTTTTATCGACGTCTCTGGCAGAACCGAACTCAAATTGCTATGGCTGATCAGAATCGATACATCAGAATCTTCGAGGATAAAGCCCAGTCGCTCCTTTGGATAGGTACTGTCCATTGGAACATAAGCGCCGCCAGCTTTCAATACTCCCAGGATCGCCACAATCATCTCGATGGACCGTTCCAGACAAATACCGACCTTCACTTCTGGCCCCACCTCCAATTTTCTTAAAAAGTGGGCAAGTTGATTGGCACGCTGGTTGAGCTGCTGATAGGTGAGCTGTTGATTTTCGAACATCAAAGCGATCCCTTCTGGAATATTCGCTGCTTGGGCTTCGAACAGTTCATGGACACAGCGGTCGCTGGGAAAATCGGTTTTTGTTTCATTCCACTCAACCAAGAGCTGATATCGTTCGGTTTCGGTTAAAAAATCGAGTTGAGACAATGGCTTCTCAAAGCTGGTCAAAAAATTGATCAACACTTGCTGCATTTGGTTCAGCATTCGAACGATCGTTTCGCGGTCAAAACGCGCCTTATCGTACGCCATTTCCAGGCCTAACTGCTTGCCTGGTGAAGCGACGACGGTCAAAGGGTAATTGGTTCGAGAATAGAATTCGAATTCCTCGATGGCAAAGCTGTGCTGGCTCTCGTCCAATGTCTCAGTCACTGGATAGTTTTCAAACACCAGAATGGTATGAAACAGGGGAAGATTTCGAGGAACTTCGCTCCACCCTTGGATATCGGTCAGCGAGCAATACTCATATTGTCGCATCTCGCTGAGTTGCAGTTGCAGATTTTTGAGCCAATTCAGTAACGGTTGATCGCCGTGGAATCGGACTCGCACTGGCAGGGTGTTAATGAACAATCCTAGCATTTTCTCAGCCCCAGGCAGATCGGCCGGGCGGCCCGAAACCGTAGCACCGAACACCACGTCATCTTCGCCACTATACAGGCCCAATAACAGGGCCCAAGCAGCCTGGACCAACGTGCTCATGGTGATCTGATGGGTGCGGGAGAATTCCACCAGAGCATCTGATTCGGCTTTCGGGAGCATTATTTTTTCGCGACCGTAATCGTCCTCAAGCTGGATTGATTGAGAGAGCTTGCCGATTTGACCGATCGGATTTGGCGACAAAAAGCCACTGAGCTGATCGCGCCAATAGCGCTCGGCTTGATTCCGGTCTTGCTCTTGG contains the following coding sequences:
- a CDS encoding amino acid adenylation domain-containing protein; translated protein: MSRENIEDIYSLSPMQQGMLFHSLYSPEAGVYSEQVSCRLKGHLNIAAFERAWQTAVDRHPILRTAFIWEDLDEPVQVVYQQVKIPFTFLDWRALDPDQRNKQLSKLLQAELKKKFDLSQAPLMRFTLIQEAEDSYRLIWNHHHLLIDGWSMPLLLDEVFAYYEAYCNGSTLQRPLPRPFRDYIAWLQEQDRNQAERYWRDQLSGFLSPNPIGQIGKLSQSIQLEDDYGREKIMLPKAESDALVEFSRTHQITMSTLVQAAWALLLGLYSGEDDVVFGATVSGRPADLPGAEKMLGLFINTLPVRVRFHGDQPLLNWLKNLQLQLSEMRQYEYCSLTDIQGWSEVPRNLPLFHTILVFENYPVTETLDESQHSFAIEEFEFYSRTNYPLTVVASPGKQLGLEMAYDKARFDRETIVRMLNQMQQVLINFLTSFEKPLSQLDFLTETERYQLLVEWNETKTDFPSDRCVHELFEAQAANIPEGIALMFENQQLTYQQLNQRANQLAHFLRKLEVGPEVKVGICLERSIEMIVAILGVLKAGGAYVPMDSTYPKERLGFILEDSDVSILISHSNLSSVLPETSIKTIHIDTDWEKIAQERDDNLDNLALPDNLAYVIYTSGSTGKPKGTLLTHRGLCNFVTVFNADLKIGPNSRMLQFASIGFDASVAEIFPPLVAGGTVVLARQEKLLSVTELHQLLSDTAVTLATLPPSLLAVLDPEGLPAFQDVMSVGEACTPEIVQRWSDGRNFWNGYGPTEVTIGASWNIVKQLPASETRVPIGKTIGNKQIYLLDKYLRPVPVGVPGEIHIGGIGLARGYLHRPDLTAEKFIPNPFSGEPGARLYKTGDLAQYRADGRLEFIGRVDHQVKIRGFRIELGEIEAALNSHPAIHQAIVMPTDDPLGKKRLVAYFTTKPDVEQVPSVTDLHRFLKSKLPDYMVPAAFVRLESFPLTSSGKVDRRRLPSPDEGQVSMGHEMVAPRTATEELLAGIFSQVLGIDRISIHDNFFELGGHSLLATQLLSRIREMFAVPMELREIFESPTILALGRKIDDYRLSAQGIPVVPMTPVPRTGDLPLSFAQQRLWFLDQLAPNSAFYNIPTALRLTGSLNESAFIKSLETIIERHEALRTTFPEQDGKPYQNIATHLPLPLEKTDLTALDPAEREIKIMHLAEQEAQKPFDLAHGPLLRIHLVKVADQDHVLLFTMHHIISDGWSVGLLIKEVATLYQGLVTNRPVPLPELPLQYIDFAYWQRNWLQGQVLEAQLDYWRKQLQGAPPLLELPTDRPRPAVQTFHGRTVQYSLPKQIADALKEISQQEQVTLFMTMLAAFQTLLARYTGQNDISVGTPIANRNRIETENIVGFFVNTLVLRTLIEPEVTFRELLGKVRDVALGAYAHQDVPFEMLVDALHPQRDLSHTPLFQVMFVFQNAPAQQLKLTDLTIAPIQAESGVAKFDLSIILSEHPEGLSVGFEYNTDLFDESTIERMFKNFHVMLQSIIDDPDQVVWRLPLLAPEEKQLMLVDWNETAAEFPDDRCVHELFAELARKHPEAIAATYQGQVLTYDELNRRANQLGRHLQTLGVGPDVPVGICMERSLEMVVGIMGTLKAGGAFLPLDPVYPPERLAFMIEDSRIPVILTQQAVMANLPNNSATIIPLDSEWRDIAEKYSDEDLPIIPTPDNLAYVIYTSGSTGKPKGTILGHRGLCNLAKAQQQAFDIELGTKILQFSSLSFDAAVWETVMALLNHGTLCLAPRNQLASGEGLVNIMAEQQINVVTLPPSVVAVMPEHPLPDLRVMITAGEKCPAEIVTKWGSGRKFFNAYGPTETTVCASMLHVTQHYRQGPPIGRPINNFQLYVLDSFWQPVPIGVAGELCVAGVGLARGYLRRPDLTADKFIPNPFSSVPGERLYRTGDLVRYLPDGNIEFLGRIDHQVKVRGFRIELGEIEAVLGEHPDVVDVIVLAREDPPGDRRLVAYLVTRPGVELKTSELRNYLRERLPEYMVPSFFVRMDEFPLTPNNKIDRAALPKPDQSRPDLESEYIAPRTETEQKLAAICAELLNLERVGIYDSFFDLGGHSLLATQFLSRLRSSFQVELPLRIIFEKPRIADLAQEIEHQKELAKSQQQPPAIQRISREAHRVSLAELQTS